The following is a genomic window from Bombus fervidus isolate BK054 chromosome 10, iyBomFerv1, whole genome shotgun sequence.
CTGTAATTTTAAGCAGAGAAACATACGCGTTTTTTATCAATCGATCCAATTTCAATCACTCGATGGACATAGGGATGAACCGGTTTGTAACGAAAATTACTAGATTTCTAGATTCGCTAGACAATTTAAACGGGAAGGGAAGCCGATGTTGCGTGCAATCGTAATTCTACGACGTCGCTGAATTGGCCAAAAAGGAGCACGCACATGCAACTCGCGAGGAAAATCGCGTCGACGTATCGCGTGCAATAGACACGAACGATGGCGGTTTCTTTTCGTCGTCGCATCAATAACTAACAGGTTgatcgataaataatttatctacCAGACGATCGCGCCTAATGGAGAGTCGTCAAATAGACGAAAGAGGAATCGAGGGTAAATCAGAATAGAAAAGTAACGTTCATACTTATGATATTCTTTCGAATAAGACAAAAATAAGAACTTCGATGAAACTTACCAGTAACGAGGGTGAGAGCACACAGACAAGCGAAAGCACTAGTGTCTACGTCGAGAATATGAAGAGCTTTGCTGAACTCGAGGATACTGTGGAGCCAATCGCCAAAGCTACGTTGACATTGTTCCAATGCCAGAACCACACCGTTGCAAAATGTCAGCTTGGTGTCTTCTGGCTTTGTACGGTACGCCAACCGAAGAACAAAGAGTTCCAGACTGGCTGACTGGAAAAGTAACTCCTACGAAGAGTAGCAACAACGAAAACTCGTGTTAGACAATCAAATTATAGTTATGATACGTACAGTCGATGAAAATGATATAACGAGatcataaattaaaagttaaacTGATTGATTGATCTAGCCGTGCTCAGAACCGTACGTCACGGGTAACCAGGATTGGCAGAGAATTCTTCATCGTTGACTTATCTACTTGAAAGGAAGAACTAGTTTTGAGTTGACATCGTACAGCCCTGAGCAAAACTCGAGCTCCTTATTAATCCTAAAATTTCTCCACTTACATGTTTCGGTCTTTAAACATGTAAACTTTAACACCTGATCGATTTTACGACCTCGCTATATCGTTTCCACCGATATGTATGAAAGGTATACGTGAATCGTGGAAGACGAGTtacaaattgttaaaaaagCAACTTTGTTACGAGAGAATGTTATTTTCATCGGTGGCTCGAGGCTAGCAACTAGATAACCGACCAATCAGACCGTCGATTAGACATGTCGTAGGCTCGTCAGGATTGACCTTTTAGAAAATGTACAAGCTATCGATTTCTTTAATGAAAGCTTCCCTTACAGATATTGCTCGTCGATACGTAATAAACAATATATCGCGACTCGCATATGGTTGCACGAGCATATCATCCAAGGTTGGCGAAAAGATTATTGAGAATTATTAATGGGAATATTTACATTACCTGATCTTCCCGTACTAAATCCGTGAAACCAGGAATCTTATCGGCGAAAGTTCGAATCACGTCGATGGACGTAGTGAGAAGATTGTAAAATTGCTGAGTCTTTTCGGCCTCTGTGATAGGCGGATCGCCAGGACTCGATTGTCGATACTGCGAATAGTCTAATGTCGCTTGATCGGGTGTCGTGTCCAAATGTGCACGAACCAGAGCTGTAATCAAGGAAACTGGAGAACTCGGTGGCGATTCTTGTGGGGATTTTGGCTTCGATGGTAGTCTACCTCGACGACCCCTCAAGGAATCTGTCCTTACAACCTATTAAACGAATAACTTTCGTTATATCCTTCCGAATTCTCAATATTCTtccgaaaaataatattttcaacatgtgccaatattttttactttgctatcttgttttaataattttacaatttgtattCGTATATCTTTCATGGTGAGTAATTTTTTCTTAAGAATTGATAAATGAATTCGAATGCTACCACTTACCTCTTTCACCATACCGACCATCAAGCACTTCTGGAAGCGACAAAATTGGCAACGATTCCGTCGGCGTTTGTCAACGGGGCAAGCTTTCTCTGCTAGACACACGTATTTTGAGCCTTTCTGCACGGTTCTCTTGAAGAACCCTTTGCAGCCCTCACAGGTACGCACACCATAGTGTTGACACGCTGCCGTGTCACCACAAACAGCGCACAATTGACTGGGACTTGGCGGTGCTCGTTCGTTGCTGGTTGTGCTTCCAGGTGACGGAGAACTCACAGAATTTCCAGTGCCTCCGCTTCCACCGCGTGCTTTCGGGGATTCTGTACTGCCACTGCTGTCAATGAGAGACACGTTTCTTTAAAATCTCAGAACTCCAAGAGATTACATAAAGTTCCTTTCTCTTCGAACGAACAAAGTCGGGAAGGAAATTCATCTCGGATAGACGCGTTAATCTTCCCGgataaataacatattttaatgttaaaaaagaaaacgaaattgtATAGTTGTTTATTCGGTAATTGATTCATTACAAATTGTtcaaaaaaggaagaatatcCAACAACTACACTGctccaaataattaaaaaactgtTTGTTATGTTATATCCATTGCCAGCATCTTAtgttaaaatttacatttgcGGCAGTATCACACGAACAACATGTCAATTTGTACAAAGTCTATAAAACTTCTTCACTCGATTAACAATAGATCCACTCATAATAGAGATTCTCTAATTGTTTTCAACAAGTACACATTAACATTGAAATCAATATTCCCCCGTATAATGAAAGCCGGCTACGATTCATTACCTCGCAGACTCTGACCTCTGCGTGGGTAGAGACGCCCTCCGCGGACGAGGCGTCCCTACGACGACGTTGTCGACGGTAGGGTAATTGTCCGTTGGTGCAACCGGTGTGGCACCGCCAGTTATGGTCGGTGATGGACCATACACCATGGGTACACTGACCGCTGCACCATATGGCGAGTCCTGTCGATGATTCGATGGGGGAGGAACAGCCGTGGTCGGAGTTGGGGCCGTTTCTGTCGCGAAATAACCTTGGTGATTATGATGATGTTGTTGTTGCGGAGGAAGTGCTGACTGTTGCTGTTGATGGTGATGATGAAGATGTTGTTGCCTGTGGTCGTGGTAGGGCAATGTGGGTGAAAATTCGGTGGGATAATGTCCGGTGGCGCATGGATACACCGAGTTATCGTAACATTCTGTCTCGTCCATCTTGATGCCGAGAACCTGCAGTTCCTGTCTGGTGTACCGTTGAGCCGTGTAGGTTTCTTGGAAACTTGGCAGGGGTGTAGAACTGCTGCTCAGACAGATCAGAATTAAATGTCAGTGGACCGGTCGACTCGTCCGAACGAAATGCCAGCTACGATCTTTCTTCATGCTACCGATGATGATCGTTAAATCACACAATGAAACGTGCAATCGCATAGAACAAGCTGATTCGCAGAATCGTAAAAGTAATGACAGAATGCCAACTATGATTTATCTTTTACCTATCGGCCAAATCTAAGATTCTATCTGTGAAAGGTGAAATGCAGATTGAAAGCAACGAGCGGTACCTAAGGGAGTCTGGTTGCACGTCCTCGGGAAGAGGAGCTGCTGATGGGGGCGGTTGTGGTGGTTGTTGATGATGTACCGTTTGTTGTGCCTGGGCAGACTCGTCAGCCGTGGGTACTCCTTGCGGATTACCCAGCTGCAGTTCTGGAAATGGGTCCAGCTCCTCCGGTAGACTTCCTGCATCCGCTGGATCCGTGTACGAGGCACTCAATAAATCCGCCAGAGTGCTACATCCGAAAGGACTCTAGAAAAATCGCATTGAACCTCGGTTGGATCATTTTCAATCGCGAACTGAGATTTCATTCAACTTTTGTAAAATCGACAACTATTCAACTATTTAAAGTTTTCAAAGTTGCACCAAACTCgaacaaaatcttttttacGTTTGGCAAAAagatttgataatattttaatattgtttcGGTGGATAAAGAACATCAAACAACGGTTAATGGGATCACGAAATATCTGTCGATCCTTGATAATTCAATTCCGTGGTACTGGTAcactttttctattgtttctaCAACGTCGGACAACGTCGGGAGAGCCGTGCGAGCGGCAAATCGAAGTACTCGACTGCAAGGCGGTAACATTGTTCGACCACAATTGCGAGCCGTGTCGAGACATCGATGTACAGTTGAGGTGCGCAGTGAGGATGTCGGAGAAGAGCGAAGTGGGCTCTCGTATCGCGTGTTGTCTGTAACTCAAACAGTCACGCGGAGATTCCTACGTTTAATCGAATCGAACGAATCTCTTCTTTCTAATTCAAAGTCGCCATACTCGTATAAAATCCGTACTTGATCCACGTGACTCTAATAATCGTCCAATGCTATCTTGCTCGTTACGAACACCGATGTCTCGATTTATAATCTCTTCccctatattattataaacgatCTTTAATACGAATATTACTATAAATATCGTCTGACATTTTACTTAAAGACATTAAGGTCGACTGTCGCGTCGATACcgcataaataaaaatatcagcgtgaaacatataataattaaagcaaCGTTTATATCTCCAAGAAGGGAAATGAAAATCGAGTCGAAGACAACATAGACGCAACAAGGACACGGACGAACGTCTGGACAGGTAACTATTGGAGGATATCAGTACGATGGAGGGAGGATGGGGTGTGGATATTCAATTTGCCGGGTTGGTTCCGCTTCTGAGCTGACATTTCGTTCATCGCTCCCTCGAGAGCCGACGATCGAATTGTCAGCCTACCATAACCCTGACTACGGCCTTCTAAACGGCCTCTCGAAGCCGTTCAACCCCCCATTCTTCCTTACGAAACTTCCTACGAGCAATTACGACACCATGAAAGCATGACTGCGTGTAACTTCTCTACGTGGGATTACTAATTTTGTGGTACAGCTAGACCGAGCGTTGTCAGCCGTTTAATTACGCGTGACGATCCCGCGGACAGACGTTTTCAACGAAAAGACTTTTCAAGACGGAAAATGAACATAAGAGAAGGGATAGAAACAGGTAGGACGACACTGGAGATCCGGGTACGTGGGCAGGAATGCAGATGGTGCGCGATAAGCGAATGCAGATGACGATCAAGAACGCCGGAACGTAGGAGGGCAGATCTTGTTGCGGGTCGAGCTAGACTCGCGGAGTTCGAAGACCACGGGACAGATAAGATAGTGAAATAGTGAAAGTTCCGCGAGCTCGAGCGACCCACTAAATACGGGATTCGATAATTACCAGCTGGTTCCGCCAGACGACGTTCACGTAAATTCCGATCGCGTTAAGAAACGTGTTTTCACGTATAACTATAGAGGGCTGATATTAACAATTTTGTTGCCGATTAAGAACGACAGAGTCTAATTTTACATCCGAATACATGAAATAGTACTAAAGAAAATTGAAGGCAAGGGATCACTAACCGCGGGAAAACATTCGAAAAAGCAAATGCTACGAAAAACGTGACATAGGGTAGCATTCTAAAGAGCTACGCGAGATTTggaaatataagaaaagaagatGGACCATCGATCGTAATATGACGTCGAGAGTAATGTCGCGCAAAAAAGGGTGCGCGAAGAGCATCAGAGTGAATTCTTATTGACctgattataattaataataaagaataaaggGGAAAGGGTTCGAAGAGCGAACCTGGACATTACTTTACCTGCGTCTGTAGGAGAAGCATGCTTGATGCTACCGTGAACGCGGTGGTTGTCGTGGTTGTAGAAGACTGATTCGTGCAGGCGAGAACTGGAACAGTAGTTGTTGCCTGCCGTTGATGCCGCTGGCGATGTGGCTGTTGCTGTTGCTCTACGTCGTTTCGTGTAATAGCCACCGCACGCTGACTACCGTTGCTGTTATCGCTGTCGCCGTTCGGCGAATGCAATTGCCCTGCAACAGAACGCAACACATCCTGAAGCTACTGCTAGCAGCGAGATCGCTTTAAATTCCTTCGACTTAATGCACCGATCTTAAACATTATGCATCTTATAAAACCAATTACAGAGGCGGTGTAAGCAATCTACGGCAGTTCGACTAACGCATCTCTCtacattttttcctttctgtAATAAAACGTCGCTCGCATATAACGTCTATCGAGGACATTGTTCCAGAATATGATGAAAAGTTCTTTGGTCCAAAGCCAACGCGTTCATTGTTTCATGATGAAACAAAGAGGGATGAGAAACTAAACTTTCTGACACGTATTCCCCGCGATGACGCGTTGAATGTACGCGTCGGACTATTTCTATCCTACAAAGGTACCAtgatcttttctttcttttgtgtCCAGACGTGACGGGAATCGAGAATTTAGTTAACAACTGCGTACGTACAATATCTGCGATATTGAGAATGACCGGCGTCCATGGTGATCATCTCTGCGACCAATTTAGAATCGAGAGGCCTCGAACTCGGACGAATTTGGTTCCGTGAGAGACGAACGCGTTACACAGATcgattcttagaattgcgagTAAATTTCGACCACCAGGCCAAGGATGGCCTGGCAGCCAGTGGAATTCGGAAACAACTTTCACTGGTTCCCGTTTTTCTTGTTTGACGCTACTCGTTTTAACCGGTTGTTATCACTATCTGGTACCGACTTATTAATCGTCGAATTCTCGTCGTCGACTGAGGTCCTCGACGCCGAGGTTTCGTCCTATATAGGGTAGCTCCGACACCCCAGGGAGACATGAAATCATTGGCATTTAAAATACTACCGTCCTATGCAGACAGCTACCATACCCCTGCTCGATTATTATTACGCGATATTATCCCTAACGCCCGAGGGATGACTATACCTCGTCCCGTCAACGAAGAGATCGCTCGCCTTTTATCTTTAGAATCTATGCATGAAACGAACCTTAAAAGAACGTAGAAATATAGGAAAAATTGTTAGTACCTGCCATCACATTTCCATCATTTTCATTATCACTATAGTTAttaccattttctttttttttttttactaaatatcgCAACTCACTCGATTCttagtataatattaccaCACTTCGTTCGCTACAATTTCCTTACAAAGGCTAGAAATTGATACGTTTCGATTAATTGATACGTTACGTAAAGAAGAACGAATAGAAAGTGACATTAACAAGTGATGGGTTAAACAGATGCGTTCTGCTCTTTTGAGTGCTCCATCCTTTCGACTCGTCGAAGGATCAGGGAAGATGCGAACGAGAGATAGTCACGGTCACCTAGACCGGCGATTCGATTGAATTTCGCAATGGGGATCGTGAGAGGACCACCCAGTGGTTTTTCACGTCGTGAAACATGGCATAGCCGAGTCGTAAACGATTCCACCGTGGCGGAGATTAATCGTAGAGGGGTGTAGAGGGTGCGACGTGATTCGATACGATAGCGACACCGGTTATGGTGAATTAAAAGGGACTGCACACAAGCCTCGCTCGATAAGTATCGATGCAAACGCGGCTGGCATCGGATCTATACGGCCATAAATCTCAAAGTAGTCAGATCGATCGGGCTAGAAGTCTGTCATTACCTAACGAAAAGTCATAAATGTTGCCTGTATAGcccactctctttctctcacccGTACCTTTAAccttttcctttcctctctcGTTGTAACCCGTGCAAGGTGGTTGCTCCGCCAATTAAGATAGCTCGATCCAAAACAATGAGCCCTATCAGACAGCGAGGATCAGCGAGACCGCGAAGGAGAGGCGCGAGTGGAACCGATCCCACCTACGGGAGCGCATACTAGAGAAAACAGGCTGCACCTGAGCCGGTGTGCACGTGCACGGAAGGACTCGATTAACTTCTACAACGCTAGCACCGACAGCACCGTAGGCAGGGTAAAGGCAGAGGTAGCCAGGGTAGGGTAGCGAACGGACGAGCAAGAGTAGGGTTAGCCGAACAGCGTGTGCCAAGTGGATTACACCGGTATACACGGCCCTCCCACGAACCACGCCTCTCCACGTGCCACCACGTGCAGCCACGCCGCGCACAGCCACTTGCTCCGTTTCTCAACAATTTGCTCTCATGAATTAACCACTCGTTCCTGCCAGTCTCCTGTATCTGCTCTTCCTTTCGCTTCCTTCTACTCCACTCTCGATCGTCTCGCGTGTACCGTATCCAACGAAGATTGGAAGGATCGGATAGATGTCGAACGAAGAGCTTTGAGTAATTTTCTATGTGAATACATAAGACTGATTTGACAAATAAGATGACATTACGTAGGACTATTAGACGCTGTTTGTGCGTCGCTAGATATAGATGAAGAGAAAAATACGCACTGTCGTAGATCATCGTGTTAACAGACAGATTCCGCGGTTGTGTAATTGAACTGAGGAATTCTGGACATTCAGGAATTGCGAAAGACTTTTGTGTGTAGTTTGTAAGAGTCGTTGAGTGATACATATCCCGGGAAGACAGGCGTGAAAATTTTGTGCGATTTTTCATGACGAAACGACCCACTTTCCGCTTGACAGAAGAGTCATCACTGACGTCACTGTTACTTGGTAGCATCGGACGAGTGTACAGCCACAATTAGGCATGAAATTCTTATAAGTTACGGGCTAATTGCAACGATTGTCCAGTCACGTGTTTTCATTTCATGGCTTACCAAGATAATTGATATCCTTCATGAATAATTCATTCTGGCAGCAAGTTTCTTTCTAACGTGTCGTTTATGAGAAAACCCGTAGCTACGAGgagaaatagagagagagagagagatggagataaagagaaagaaggacgCTATTAATAGACGCATCGGAGGACTTTTCTTCGTTACAACGTTACCTTCGAACCTCGAGAATTATATTGCCGATCAATCGACGCGTCTCGTATGCAGGCACACCTAACGACGTTAGCAACCGGTGGTGGGTGAGCGTGCGTGCACGAGAGAAAGTAGGACCTGATCATGTCTTGCAGCCGTACGCGACATATAATCGCGTACCGAGATATCTTCGATTTAAAGCTCGCATCGGTTCGCCCACACGAGCCGAGCGTCTCTCCAGTTGCACGATCATAATTAACCCTTTCACTGCTAAGTAGGGACGGTCGTGTGCCAGCCTTTCGTTTGCCTTTTTCCTTTTAGCAGCTGTGCTCATCGCATTTTACTTCTCTGGAAGCTGGCATTACTTTTCcaatttctcttattttcaCGCCTGAATTTCGCATTCAGAAATTATAGTAGAGAGATTGTTTTCAAAGTCGGTACTGCGAAGTCTATACAATGATGGCAGAGTTCTATACGATATATTCGGATTTTATTAGATTTCTAGCACGTGGCTCTTAGGATGTTTTAAGTTTTTAAAGAACTTCGTTGTCTATTGTGTGCATCTTTTTTAGGACGTTGATTTTCATTTGCTATGTTGCTTTGGttacttgtatttttcttaatatctTGTAgtgttattttgttattaaagaTTCTTGCTTTTGCGTTCTAACGTTGTGTTTTCATCGCTGAGATTCTTTCctcaattttctttatatttttatcgccGAAACTCCTTTTTTGCGTACCTTCTTTTAAGCTGAAATTCCTGTTCTGATGTCCTTGCACTGTTCGTTACTGGGAATCCCAATTTCATCACATTGGAATGTACTTCAAGAAAGCATTGCCGAAGGGAAAGAAGCTGCCATTCCATTCGGAATATAGACTATGGATGAACTGGTAACCATTGATTCACTATAATGTGGATAATATCCAGGGTGAGTACTCGGTCAGATGGCAATTGTATTAGTTTGGACAATCTTCGTATCTTGTTCGGACAGTTCTTGTATATacacaaaaattgaaaatatgggAATGGCACTAAGAATCCTCATACGTATTTTTGCTCCATTGATCTACGATAGACACTGTACAAGGCAGATTCAGATTCAGAAAGGAATCACCAAACTTGTTCATAGCAATTAAGATAATTATaaggaaaaattataattttaggaTAAGTAACCATTGGGTGACCCTATGAGATGATTATATGATGGATATCATCCATATCTGGCAACTGGTCAAGAGGTTTGCTTGCTACAGTAGTATACAGTAGCTGCGGGCATTTTGGAAGTCGTAGAAAAGTCAGGCTcagaaattgaatttctgATTCTCcgtgaaaaattcataatagtCACTTTTCACAAAATTTAACGAAGAGTAAACAAGCTGGCTCTTTAGTATTATCGCACTCGACTCgattattttttgataaaatacatatacatgaaCACGTATCATATTGATTTCAAATCTTGACCCACTTACCTAATGTGCACTAATCATTGCAGATGCTGCATCATCCGATCTCCCTACCATTAGGAGGCGAACTTTAATAGCTATGTACCACTgattatactattaatttttcttagtCAGTCGTATCCTGAAGGCATCGCGAAACCTATTTAACACTTTCactattaaattgaaataattttcttttttctttttcttgctcTCATAGaagatgaaattttgttttaattttttcgtaatACAAATCGAACGACTATTCCaatattgagaaatatttatgatcCATGCGTCGTGCAATTTATTTGCGAgttaatttcgaatattttttaatagaaaatatttccttctGTGTTAATTTAGCATGGTTTCGTGTCATATATCTTTTCACAGCGTGGAAAGTCGAATGAATCACAGGATCGTCGAATCGGACGTAAGATAATTTGAAAGTTTCCATGCTACGTGTACTCTAAAACTGGTCCAGCGTATGCACTCAGTGCAGCTTTCTCTTTCGCTGAATTTAGTGAAAGATTGATGACATCGCAATTAGGATTACAACAATCTCTCCGGGAATCCTGAGTCACCCTCTTGTCGCGATCACGTTCCATCCGAAGTCTGATACGTGCTTATCATCGTTCTCGACAGTTCATTAGCAGTCCATTCACCGAGACCGAATTATCACCGGCTTCGTAATTCGCCGAGCACGGTAACCTTCgcgtaacgaaaaaaaaaaaaacgtatcaaagaaaaagattCGTAACCATCCAAACATGCTAATCACTCTATCAAACAATCATTCCGCCGGATGTATTCCTCGAGGATTTACCTTTCCTATTCGACAAAGATTTCACTGCAATTTCACAGAAAACACACAGCTTGTATCTTTTATTGCTATCATAAACATTTCCACATAGAAAGATACTGCCCGAACCAATAGGCCGCTATCTGCTACGTTCGACAGTACGTTCGGTTTCCTACGTTTACAAACGCAATCCTTCGATCGACAACCTCGAAGAAGGAGCAAAATACACGGCTTACGGAGAGGAGAGAAGAAACACGGATCGAATCACGGATCCGTGAAAGCAGGACCAGGAAAGCCAAGCTGAAACAAATTGTCCAGATACCCTGGAAAGATTAGATACGTTCTCGGTGGATTGACCTCTCCCGATAAAAGGCTGCTCGATAGCTAGCGCGGCCAATAAGAATACAAAGGCCGTTTCAAACGCTCGCGAGCTAGTCGCGGCTCGCGTGGTCCGGGTTAGAGTGCGGCTTACGGTGTCGAACGAGGTGAAAGAAGAGCTTCGACGTCGAGCTACGCGAGggaggagagagagaaggaggatACGGAGAGTCGCTTG
Proteins encoded in this region:
- the Hr38 gene encoding hormone receptor-like in 38 isoform X7 gives rise to the protein MLLLQTQSPFGCSTLADLLSASYTDPADAGSLPEELDPFPELQLGNPQGVPTADESAQAQQTVHHQQPPQPPPSAAPLPEDVQPDSLSSSTPLPSFQETYTAQRYTRQELQVLGIKMDETECYDNSVYPCATGHYPTEFSPTLPYHDHRQQHLHHHHQQQQSALPPQQQHHHNHQGYFATETAPTPTTAVPPPSNHRQDSPYGAAVSVPMVYGPSPTITGGATPVAPTDNYPTVDNVVVGTPRPRRASLPTQRSESASSGSTESPKARGGSGGTGNSVSSPSPGSTTSNERAPPSPSQLCAVCGDTAACQHYGVRTCEGCKGFFKRTVQKGSKYVCLAEKACPVDKRRRNRCQFCRFQKCLMVGMVKEVVRTDSLRGRRGRLPSKPKSPQESPPSSPVSLITALVRAHLDTTPDQATLDYSQYRQSSPGDPPITEAEKTQQFYNLLTTSIDVIRTFADKIPGFTDLVREDQELLFQSASLELFVLRLAYRTKPEDTKLTFCNGVVLALEQCQRSFGDWLHSILEFSKALHILDVDTSAFACLCALTLVTARYGLKEPHRMEQLQSKIISSLRDHVTYNAEAQRKAHYLSRLLGKLPELRSLSVQGLQRIFYLKLEDLVPAPPMIETMFVGSLPF
- the Hr38 gene encoding hormone receptor-like in 38 isoform X2, which gives rise to MRTVEDTATEAAAVSAATTHQRATTGRHLVVDHNHDRDHDQPDRSTTIHLPTTPYHPVTIAADTNNNHDHHRNFEHHAAQRHDHWNKWQLHSPNGDSDNSNGSQRAVAITRNDVEQQQQPHRQRHQRQATTTVPVLACTNQSSTTTTTTAFTVASSMLLLQTQSPFGCSTLADLLSASYTDPADAGSLPEELDPFPELQLGNPQGVPTADESAQAQQTVHHQQPPQPPPSAAPLPEDVQPDSLSSSTPLPSFQETYTAQRYTRQELQVLGIKMDETECYDNSVYPCATGHYPTEFSPTLPYHDHRQQHLHHHHQQQQSALPPQQQHHHNHQGYFATETAPTPTTAVPPPSNHRQDSPYGAAVSVPMVYGPSPTITGGATPVAPTDNYPTVDNVVVGTPRPRRASLPTQRSESASGSTESPKARGGSGGTGNSVSSPSPGSTTSNERAPPSPSQLCAVCGDTAACQHYGVRTCEGCKGFFKRTVQKGSKYVCLAEKACPVDKRRRNRCQFCRFQKCLMVGMVKEVVRTDSLRGRRGRLPSKPKSPQESPPSSPVSLITALVRAHLDTTPDQATLDYSQYRQSSPGDPPITEAEKTQQFYNLLTTSIDVIRTFADKIPGFTDLVREDQELLFQSASLELFVLRLAYRTKPEDTKLTFCNGVVLALEQCQRSFGDWLHSILEFSKALHILDVDTSAFACLCALTLVTARYGLKEPHRMEQLQSKIISSLRDHVTYNAEAQRKAHYLSRLLGKLPELRSLSVQGLQRIFYLKLEDLVPAPPMIETMFVGSLPF